The following coding sequences lie in one Eubacterium ventriosum genomic window:
- a CDS encoding iron-containing alcohol dehydrogenase family protein, translating to MNGSHIAIPTILKVGKGTLKDIGSYIKDSRIENAVVYFGNGLVDMFGDTVLQSFQKENINVLEYKELDSIKIEDIIDLAFSIDSKAQIIVGIGGGKVIDAAKYAAYLRKLPFISVPTSASSDGFSSASASLLVNGRRTSVPAKLAYGIIADTDVIKSAPEKFLYSGIGDLVSKITALYDWVFEDEHGYAVLNDFAMMIAKKAVNSFVRTPFESIKDDLFLRELLDSLAMSGIANEIAGNSSPASGSEHLISHALDKTLEHPQLHGIQVGIATYIMSKVQNHRYIRVNKIFEDTGFWDYVSTLGLKREDYAKAIDIAPSIKPHRHTYLHEKKYRELAKKVLYEDEVLKKVFG from the coding sequence ATGAATGGAAGTCACATTGCCATTCCAACCATTCTTAAGGTAGGAAAAGGCACTTTAAAAGATATAGGAAGTTACATTAAGGACAGCAGAATTGAAAATGCTGTAGTTTATTTTGGAAATGGTCTGGTTGATATGTTTGGAGATACTGTTCTTCAATCATTTCAAAAGGAAAATATTAATGTTTTGGAATATAAGGAACTGGATTCTATTAAAATAGAAGATATAATAGATTTGGCTTTTTCAATTGACAGCAAGGCACAGATTATTGTTGGAATTGGTGGTGGAAAGGTTATTGATGCTGCAAAATATGCAGCTTATTTAAGAAAATTACCTTTCATTAGTGTGCCTACATCTGCATCCAGTGACGGCTTTTCCAGTGCCAGTGCGTCATTACTTGTTAATGGAAGAAGAACTTCTGTGCCGGCAAAACTTGCATATGGAATTATTGCAGACACTGATGTTATAAAAAGTGCTCCGGAAAAGTTTTTGTATTCAGGTATTGGTGATTTGGTATCAAAAATTACAGCACTTTACGATTGGGTATTTGAGGACGAACACGGATATGCGGTGTTAAACGATTTTGCCATGATGATTGCAAAAAAAGCAGTAAATAGTTTTGTAAGAACTCCTTTTGAGAGTATAAAAGATGACCTGTTCTTAAGAGAACTTCTTGATTCTCTTGCAATGAGTGGAATTGCCAATGAAATAGCAGGAAACAGTTCTCCTGCAAGTGGAAGCGAACATCTTATTTCTCATGCTTTAGATAAAACATTGGAGCATCCGCAACTTCATGGAATTCAGGTTGGAATTGCAACTTATATAATGAGCAAGGTTCAGAACCACAGATATATTCGTGTAAATAAGATTTTTGAAGATACAGGTTTCTGGGATTATGTAAGCACCCTTGGACTAAAACGTGAGGATTATGCAAAGGCAATTGATATTGCACCATCAATAAAACCACACAGACATACTTATCTCCATGAGAAAAAATATAGGGAGCTGGCAAAAAAAGTTCTCTATGAAGATGAAGTTTTAAAGAAAGTGTTTGGCTGA
- the rpoD gene encoding RNA polymerase sigma factor RpoD: MYDKLSFLVRKDAVLKKEEFTQKVAELIELAHKKEDRLTINEVQDFFKDDDLTEKQKTDVVTELTGKKINITMEVDVNEPKAPKADSAKSDDADNDFPEDGEATVDLVAEPTDEDIAMVAADEGDLLEPTDENFENDEEETVEFDAVDLLEGVGTEDPVRMYLKEIGTVPLLTADEELELAKRKTEGDIVAKEKLIEANLRLVVSIAKRYTGRGMSFLDLVQEGNLGLIKGVEKFDYTKGYKLSTYATWWIRQSVTRALADHARTIRVPVHMVETINRMSKMQRKLTLELGYEPSTKELATALDMTEEKVLEIMQIAREPASLETPIGEEDDSNLGDFVADNNTVTPEANIESVMLREHIDVLLQDLKDREREVIILRFGLRDGHPRTLEEVGKIFNVTRERIRQIEAKALRKLRNPVRSKKIKDFLNN, from the coding sequence ATGTATGATAAACTAAGTTTCTTAGTTAGAAAGGATGCTGTATTGAAAAAGGAAGAATTTACTCAAAAAGTAGCAGAACTGATTGAATTGGCTCATAAGAAGGAAGACCGACTTACAATTAATGAGGTTCAGGATTTCTTTAAAGATGATGATTTGACAGAAAAGCAAAAAACTGATGTTGTAACAGAATTAACAGGAAAGAAAATCAATATCACCATGGAAGTAGACGTAAACGAGCCAAAGGCACCTAAAGCTGATAGTGCAAAGAGTGATGATGCCGATAATGATTTCCCGGAAGATGGCGAGGCAACAGTTGATCTTGTTGCAGAACCTACAGATGAGGATATTGCAATGGTAGCAGCAGACGAAGGAGACTTACTGGAACCTACAGACGAGAATTTTGAAAATGATGAAGAAGAGACAGTAGAATTTGATGCTGTAGATTTGCTCGAGGGTGTAGGAACAGAGGATCCGGTTCGTATGTACTTGAAAGAAATAGGAACAGTTCCACTGTTAACAGCAGACGAAGAATTAGAACTTGCCAAGCGTAAGACAGAAGGCGACATAGTTGCCAAAGAAAAGTTAATAGAGGCTAACTTAAGATTAGTAGTTAGTATTGCAAAAAGATATACCGGTCGAGGAATGAGTTTTTTAGACTTAGTACAGGAAGGTAATCTTGGCTTAATTAAGGGTGTAGAAAAATTTGACTACACAAAAGGATACAAATTAAGTACATATGCAACATGGTGGATTAGACAGTCAGTAACAAGAGCGTTAGCTGACCACGCAAGAACAATCCGTGTACCGGTTCATATGGTTGAAACAATTAATAGAATGTCAAAGATGCAGCGTAAGCTTACATTAGAGTTAGGTTATGAACCATCTACTAAAGAACTTGCTACAGCATTAGATATGACAGAAGAAAAAGTACTTGAAATCATGCAGATTGCAAGAGAACCTGCATCACTTGAAACACCAATCGGTGAAGAAGATGATTCAAACTTAGGTGATTTCGTAGCTGATAACAACACAGTTACACCTGAAGCCAACATTGAATCAGTAATGCTTCGTGAACACATTGATGTTTTATTACAGGACTTAAAGGACAGAGAAAGAGAAGTCATAATCTTAAGATTTGGTTTAAGAGACGGTCACCCTCGTACACTTGAAGAAGTAGGAAAAATCTTCAATGTAACAAGAGAACGTATCAGACAGATTGAAGCCAAGGCATTAAGAAAGCTTCGTAACCCTGTTAGAAGTAAGAAGATTAAAGATTTTTTGAATAACTAG
- a CDS encoding AzlC family ABC transporter permease: MKEKHLDNFVKGLKNGIPIALGYFAVAFTLGIQAKNAGITAFQSAVASFGLHASAGEYIAFTLFGANATIFVMVMMEVVANARYLLMSCALSQKIPADTPIWKRLIMGYFITDEIFGASISVAGKLDPYYTFGLAAVASPAWCVGTALGVLMGNALPIRVVSALSVGLYGMFMACIIPEGKKNKIVAGVIVVSFVLSYIFNTLSVFAGISSGVKIMILTVIISLAAAILFPVKEEENA, translated from the coding sequence ATGAAAGAGAAACATTTAGACAATTTTGTAAAAGGACTAAAAAATGGTATTCCAATAGCATTGGGTTATTTTGCAGTAGCATTTACACTTGGAATACAGGCAAAGAATGCAGGAATAACGGCATTTCAGTCAGCAGTGGCAAGTTTTGGATTGCATGCCTCGGCGGGGGAATATATTGCATTTACTCTTTTTGGGGCCAACGCAACCATTTTTGTAATGGTAATGATGGAGGTTGTCGCCAATGCCAGATATCTTTTAATGTCCTGTGCGTTAAGCCAGAAGATTCCCGCAGACACTCCAATATGGAAAAGACTTATAATGGGATATTTTATAACAGATGAAATATTTGGAGCTTCAATATCTGTAGCAGGAAAGCTTGATCCTTATTATACTTTTGGACTTGCGGCAGTTGCCTCACCGGCATGGTGTGTAGGTACGGCGCTAGGTGTTTTGATGGGTAACGCATTGCCAATCAGAGTTGTAAGTGCCTTAAGTGTAGGTCTTTATGGTATGTTTATGGCATGCATAATTCCTGAGGGGAAAAAGAACAAAATAGTAGCAGGAGTAATAGTTGTAAGCTTTGTTTTAAGTTACATATTTAATACACTTTCTGTTTTTGCAGGAATTTCATCAGGTGTAAAAATTATGATTTTGACTGTTATTATTTCATTAGCAGCAGCAATATTATTTCCGGTAAAGGAGGAAGAAAATGCATAA
- the gltB gene encoding glutamate synthase large subunit, whose translation MSQNELFKKAKEDGLYDPRFEHDNCGIGAVVNIKGVKSHATVENALKIVENLEHRAGKDAEGKTGDGVGILLQISHKFFKKVTKSLGFEIGGEREYGVGMFFMPQDELKRKREMKMFEIITEKEGFEFLGWRQVPVHPEVLGTKAVECMPCIMQCFIKKPEGLSKGIEFDRKLYIVRRVFSHSNGGTYTVSLSSRTIVYKGMFLVGQLRLFFDDLQDKSYESAIALVHSRFSTNTNPSWRRAHPNRFIVHNGEINTIRGNADNMLAREESMNSEYMNNSLQKVMPVVDTNGSDSAMLDNTLEFLVMNGVDLPLAVMMCIPEPWEKNDTISQTKKDFYQYYATMMEPWDGPASILFSDGDYMGAILDRNGLRPSRYYITDDDQLILSSEVGVLEIDPAKIVVKERLRPGRMLLVDTVNGKLIDDDELKESYATRKPYGEWLNNNLVNLKDIHIPNVKVETYEKEERQRLQKNFGYSFEDLQRIIPMANTGNEATKAMGKDTPLAVLSERTHPLFNYFKQLFAQVTNPPIDAIREEIVTSTSVYLGKDGNILEEKPDNCNVLKINNPILTNTDILKLKNIKEPGFKTAVVPIVYYKGIKLEKAIEQVFVEVDKAHKDGANIIILSDRGVDEYHVQIPSLLAVSAVHQYLVKTKKRTTLSLVLESGEPRSVHHFATLLGYGASAVNPYLAHETIKQMVEEGMINKDPYAAIDDYNEAILSGIVKIASKMGISTIQSYQGSQIFEAVGISSDVINKYFTGTVSPVEGITLDDIEESVDKLHSTAFDPLELDVDLTLESSGDHKLRSGKEEHKYNPATIHTLQMATWTNNYQLFKQYTHMIDEEMAPVHLRGLMDFNYPENGGIPIEQVESVDSIVKRFKTGAMSYGSISQEAHETMAIAMNMIGGKSNSGEGGESIERLTIGKDGLNKCSKIKQVASGRFGVTSRYLVSAEEIQIKMAQGAKPGEGGHLPGKKVYPWVAKTRYSTPGVSLISPPPHHDIYSIEDLAQLIYDLKNANRDSRISVKLVSEAGVGTVAAGVAKAGAQVILVSGFDGGTGAAPENSIYNAGLPWELGLAEAHQTLIANELRNKVVVETDGKLMSGRDVAIAAMLGAEEYGFATAPLVTMGCVMMRVCNLDTCPVGVATQNPELRKRFKGKPEYVVNFMKFIAQELREYMAKLGIRTVDELVGRVDLLKVKDGVSEGKADEVCLSKILNADFADVRVKYDKKNVYDFKLNETKDVTVLIKKLGKALEQKKPASVEVDVTNIDRSFGTIFGSEITKKYNDTLEDDMYTVKCNGAGGQSFGAFIPNGLTIELTGDSNDYLGKGLSGGKIIVKPPKESKFKQDENIIIGNVALYGATSGKVYINGVAGERFCVRNSGATAVVEGVGDHGCEYMTGGKVAVIGKVGKNFAAGMSGGVAYVLDENNDLYRKVNKSLVSTEELSNKYDVLELKAMIEDHVKYTNSIRGKEILNDFEEYLPKFKKIIPYDYKKMLNAIAKMEEKGLNPEQAQIEAFYAATR comes from the coding sequence ATGAGTCAAAATGAATTATTCAAGAAAGCAAAAGAAGATGGATTATACGATCCACGTTTTGAGCATGATAACTGCGGTATTGGTGCTGTAGTTAATATTAAAGGTGTGAAAAGTCATGCAACAGTGGAAAATGCTTTAAAGATTGTAGAAAATCTTGAACATAGAGCAGGTAAGGATGCCGAGGGAAAAACCGGTGACGGTGTTGGTATTTTATTACAGATTTCACATAAATTCTTTAAGAAAGTTACAAAGTCTTTAGGTTTTGAAATTGGTGGAGAAAGAGAATACGGTGTAGGTATGTTCTTTATGCCACAGGATGAACTTAAAAGAAAACGTGAAATGAAAATGTTTGAAATTATAACTGAAAAAGAAGGTTTTGAATTTTTAGGATGGAGACAGGTTCCTGTACATCCTGAAGTTTTGGGAACAAAAGCAGTAGAATGTATGCCTTGCATTATGCAGTGTTTCATTAAGAAACCTGAAGGTTTAAGCAAAGGTATTGAATTTGATAGAAAATTATATATTGTAAGAAGAGTCTTCTCACATAGTAACGGTGGTACTTACACAGTATCATTATCAAGCAGAACTATTGTATATAAGGGAATGTTCTTAGTAGGTCAGTTAAGATTATTCTTTGATGATTTACAGGACAAGAGTTACGAATCAGCAATTGCATTAGTGCATTCAAGATTTTCAACTAATACAAACCCAAGCTGGAGAAGAGCTCATCCTAACAGATTTATAGTTCATAATGGAGAAATAAATACAATCCGTGGTAATGCAGATAACATGCTTGCAAGAGAAGAATCAATGAACAGCGAGTATATGAACAATTCATTACAGAAGGTTATGCCTGTAGTTGACACTAACGGTTCTGACTCAGCTATGCTTGATAATACTTTGGAATTTTTAGTAATGAATGGTGTTGATCTTCCACTTGCAGTTATGATGTGTATTCCTGAACCATGGGAAAAGAACGACACAATAAGCCAGACTAAGAAAGACTTCTATCAGTATTATGCAACAATGATGGAACCTTGGGATGGACCTGCATCAATTCTTTTCTCTGATGGTGATTACATGGGAGCAATTCTTGACAGAAATGGTCTTAGACCTTCAAGATATTACATTACAGATGATGACCAGCTTATCCTTTCATCAGAAGTAGGTGTTCTTGAAATTGATCCTGCAAAGATTGTTGTAAAAGAAAGATTAAGACCGGGTCGTATGCTTTTGGTTGATACAGTTAACGGTAAGTTAATTGACGATGATGAATTAAAAGAATCATATGCAACAAGAAAGCCATATGGTGAATGGTTAAATAATAACCTTGTTAATTTAAAGGACATTCATATTCCTAACGTAAAAGTTGAAACATATGAAAAAGAAGAACGCCAGAGACTTCAGAAAAACTTTGGATACAGCTTTGAAGACCTTCAGAGAATTATTCCAATGGCTAACACAGGAAATGAAGCTACAAAGGCAATGGGTAAGGATACACCACTTGCAGTTTTAAGTGAGAGAACACATCCTTTATTTAACTATTTTAAACAGTTATTTGCTCAGGTTACTAACCCTCCTATTGATGCAATCAGAGAAGAAATAGTTACTTCAACATCAGTTTATCTTGGAAAAGACGGTAATATATTAGAAGAAAAACCTGACAACTGCAATGTATTAAAGATTAACAATCCTATTTTGACAAATACGGATATTTTAAAACTTAAAAATATTAAAGAGCCGGGATTTAAGACAGCAGTTGTACCTATTGTATATTACAAAGGCATTAAGCTTGAAAAGGCTATTGAACAGGTATTTGTAGAAGTTGATAAGGCACACAAAGACGGAGCAAACATTATTATTCTTTCAGACAGAGGTGTGGATGAATATCATGTACAGATTCCTTCATTGCTTGCAGTTTCAGCAGTACATCAGTACCTTGTAAAAACAAAGAAGAGAACAACATTATCATTAGTTCTTGAAAGTGGTGAACCAAGAAGCGTACATCATTTTGCAACATTGTTAGGATACGGTGCCAGCGCAGTTAACCCTTATCTTGCACACGAAACAATTAAGCAGATGGTTGAAGAGGGTATGATTAACAAAGATCCATATGCAGCAATTGATGATTACAATGAAGCAATTTTAAGCGGAATTGTAAAGATTGCATCAAAGATGGGTATTTCAACAATTCAGTCATATCAGGGCTCACAGATTTTTGAGGCAGTAGGTATAAGCAGTGACGTAATAAACAAATATTTCACAGGAACAGTAAGTCCGGTTGAAGGTATTACATTAGATGACATAGAAGAAAGCGTTGATAAGCTTCACTCAACAGCATTTGATCCATTGGAATTAGATGTAGACTTAACACTTGAAAGTTCAGGTGACCACAAACTTAGAAGTGGAAAAGAGGAACACAAATACAATCCTGCTACAATTCACACACTTCAGATGGCTACGTGGACAAATAACTATCAGTTATTTAAACAGTACACACATATGATAGATGAAGAAATGGCACCGGTACATTTAAGAGGTTTAATGGACTTTAATTATCCTGAAAACGGCGGCATTCCAATTGAACAGGTTGAAAGTGTGGACTCAATTGTTAAAAGATTTAAGACAGGTGCCATGTCATATGGTTCAATTTCACAGGAAGCACATGAAACAATGGCAATTGCCATGAATATGATTGGCGGCAAATCTAACAGCGGTGAAGGTGGAGAAAGTATTGAACGTCTTACAATTGGAAAAGACGGTTTAAATAAATGTTCAAAGATTAAACAGGTTGCATCAGGACGTTTTGGTGTTACATCAAGATACCTTGTAAGTGCCGAAGAAATTCAGATTAAAATGGCACAGGGTGCAAAACCGGGTGAAGGTGGACATTTACCTGGAAAGAAAGTTTATCCTTGGGTTGCAAAAACAAGATATTCAACACCGGGGGTAAGTCTTATTTCACCACCACCACATCATGATATTTACTCAATTGAAGACTTGGCTCAGCTTATTTACGACTTAAAGAATGCTAACAGAGATTCAAGAATTTCAGTTAAGCTTGTATCAGAAGCAGGTGTTGGTACAGTTGCAGCAGGTGTTGCAAAAGCAGGTGCGCAGGTTATTTTAGTATCAGGTTTTGACGGAGGTACAGGTGCAGCTCCTGAAAACTCAATTTATAACGCAGGTCTTCCTTGGGAACTTGGGCTTGCAGAGGCACACCAGACACTTATAGCTAACGAACTTAGAAATAAGGTAGTAGTTGAAACAGACGGAAAATTAATGAGTGGTCGTGACGTAGCCATTGCAGCAATGCTTGGTGCGGAAGAATATGGTTTTGCAACAGCTCCACTTGTAACTATGGGATGTGTAATGATGAGAGTATGTAACCTTGATACTTGTCCTGTAGGTGTTGCAACACAGAACCCTGAACTTAGAAAGAGATTTAAGGGTAAACCTGAATATGTAGTAAACTTTATGAAGTTTATCGCTCAGGAATTACGTGAATATATGGCAAAACTTGGCATTAGAACAGTTGATGAATTGGTAGGTAGAGTAGACTTACTTAAAGTTAAGGATGGCGTAAGCGAAGGAAAAGCTGACGAAGTTTGTCTTTCAAAAATCCTTAATGCTGATTTTGCTGATGTTAGAGTTAAATATGATAAGAAGAATGTATATGACTTTAAGCTTAATGAAACAAAAGACGTTACAGTATTGATTAAGAAACTTGGTAAGGCTCTTGAACAGAAGAAACCTGCTTCAGTTGAAGTTGATGTAACAAATATTGACAGATCATTTGGTACAATCTTTGGTTCAGAAATTACAAAGAAATACAATGACACATTAGAAGATGATATGTATACAGTAAAATGTAACGGCGCAGGCGGACAGAGCTTTGGTGCTTTCATTCCAAACGGTCTTACAATTGAGCTTACAGGCGATAGCAATGACTACTTAGGCAAGGGACTTTCAGGTGGTAAGATTATTGTTAAGCCACCTAAGGAATCTAAGTTTAAGCAGGATGAAAATATTATAATCGGTAACGTTGCATTATATGGTGCAACAAGCGGAAAAGTTTACATTAACGGTGTGGCAGGAGAACGTTTCTGCGTAAGAAACTCTGGTGCCACAGCAGTAGTTGAAGGTGTAGGCGACCACGGTTGTGAATATATGACAGGTGGTAAAGTTGCAGTAATCGGAAAAGTTGGAAAGAACTTTGCAGCAGGTATGAGCGGCGGTGTTGCTTATGTGTTAGATGAAAATAATGATTTGTATAGAAAAGTAAACAAGTCACTTGTATCAACAGAAGAACTTTCAAACAAGTACGATGTATTAGAATTAAAAGCAATGATTGAGGACCACGTAAAATATACTAACTCAATTAGAGGTAAGGAAATTTTAAATGATTTTGAAGAATATCTTCCAAAATTCAAAAAGATAATACCATATGATTACAAGAAAATGCTTAATGCAATTGCAAAGATGGAAGAAAAAGGATTGAATCCGGAACAGGCACAGATTGAAGCATTTTACGCTGCAACAAGATAG
- a CDS encoding AzlD domain-containing protein gives MHNIYICLLAMAIATYAIRVLPLTLIRKEITNKYIKSFLYYVPYVTLAVMTFPAILTATQSMWSGLIALIGAILLAWKGGNLFQVAIVSCALVFIVELIIV, from the coding sequence ATGCATAACATATATATATGTCTTCTTGCAATGGCTATTGCAACCTATGCAATCAGAGTGCTTCCTTTAACGTTAATTAGAAAAGAAATTACAAATAAATACATAAAGTCATTTTTGTATTATGTGCCTTATGTAACATTGGCGGTAATGACATTTCCGGCAATTCTTACAGCCACACAGAGTATGTGGTCAGGTCTGATTGCATTAATTGGTGCGATTCTTTTGGCTTGGAAAGGTGGAAATCTTTTTCAGGTTGCAATAGTAAGTTGTGCGCTGGTATTTATTGTGGAATTGATAATTGTTTAA
- a CDS encoding HAD family hydrolase: MVHVNPAPKFKGYLLCSDCDGTLTYGEEVLSEENVKAIKYFQKEGGIFTLATGRFPEYADKFKDRFKVNAPIVALNGTVLYDKDNEKIIEKWPMAKEDCYKLVKYVNDNWTKVWEYWINYTVHDSKEFKPLESAPGDGSLEKLFDSIGDEVFKILFIQDEEVTVAMQKDLKEKFGNKFRFDTSWPNGLEIQRVDSGKGIAVEYLKKHFNQHIHTTIGVGDQENDISLLQNCDIGYAVGNAKENVKKMADRVTVPNTENAIKAIIEDLDKQNY, translated from the coding sequence ATGGTTCATGTAAATCCGGCTCCAAAGTTTAAGGGATATTTGCTTTGCAGTGATTGTGACGGTACATTAACTTATGGGGAAGAGGTTTTGTCAGAAGAAAACGTTAAGGCCATTAAATATTTCCAAAAAGAAGGTGGAATATTTACTTTGGCAACGGGAAGATTTCCTGAATATGCTGATAAGTTTAAGGATAGATTCAAGGTTAACGCACCAATAGTTGCTTTAAATGGAACGGTTCTTTACGACAAGGATAATGAGAAGATTATTGAAAAGTGGCCAATGGCAAAAGAGGATTGCTACAAACTTGTAAAATATGTTAATGATAACTGGACGAAAGTTTGGGAATATTGGATTAATTATACAGTCCACGACAGCAAGGAATTTAAACCACTTGAAAGTGCTCCTGGAGATGGAAGTCTTGAGAAGTTGTTTGATAGTATTGGAGACGAAGTTTTTAAGATTTTATTTATTCAGGATGAAGAAGTTACGGTTGCAATGCAAAAAGACTTAAAGGAGAAGTTTGGCAATAAGTTTAGATTTGATACAAGCTGGCCTAACGGTCTTGAAATTCAAAGAGTGGATAGTGGCAAAGGCATAGCCGTAGAGTATTTAAAGAAACACTTTAACCAGCATATTCATACAACGATTGGAGTGGGAGACCAGGAAAATGACATTTCGTTGTTGCAGAATTGTGACATTGGTTATGCAGTTGGCAATGCCAAGGAGAATGTTAAAAAGATGGCAGACAGAGTTACTGTTCCAAACACCGAAAATGCCATAAAAGCAATAATTGAAGACTTAGATAAGCAAAATTATTGA
- a CDS encoding Ig-like domain-containing protein: MKRRFMFIFVTMMMLSSFCLFNSTSVSAKQQTPKLSSTKISLETGSKKTLKIKKLSKNAKISWKSNNSKIVKVSKKGIVSAKKVGSTVVKATVKQNGKKYVLKCKVRVNESVTTPTVANKCPLPPTEGYKKNNLFDAYISGGVSKISYYINDVPYETSDQNRISAILSYMSMLDVEKMDNPMLSGGFKITLGLSDNHSASIGLGDTIFNLNGQYYKIKNSNISITTVIKYFLAI, translated from the coding sequence ATGAAAAGAAGATTTATGTTTATTTTTGTTACTATGATGATGCTAAGCAGTTTTTGTTTGTTTAATAGCACTAGTGTTTCGGCTAAACAACAGACTCCAAAGTTATCTTCAACTAAGATTTCATTAGAAACAGGTTCAAAGAAAACACTTAAGATTAAAAAGCTTAGTAAAAATGCGAAAATATCTTGGAAGTCTAATAATTCTAAAATTGTAAAGGTTTCCAAAAAAGGAATTGTTTCTGCAAAGAAAGTAGGTTCAACAGTTGTAAAAGCCACTGTTAAACAAAATGGCAAGAAATATGTATTAAAGTGCAAGGTAAGAGTAAATGAATCAGTAACTACACCAACAGTTGCCAATAAGTGCCCACTGCCACCAACTGAGGGCTACAAGAAAAACAACTTATTTGATGCTTATATTTCAGGAGGCGTTTCAAAAATAAGTTACTACATTAATGATGTACCTTATGAAACAAGTGACCAAAATAGAATTTCTGCTATTCTTTCCTACATGTCTATGCTTGATGTTGAAAAAATGGACAATCCAATGTTATCTGGAGGTTTTAAAATAACTTTAGGATTATCTGACAATCATTCTGCAAGCATAGGATTGGGAGATACTATTTTCAACCTGAACGGACAATATTACAAAATTAAAAATTCTAATATTTCAATAACAACTGTTATTAAGTACTTCTTAGCAATTTAA
- a CDS encoding glutamate synthase subunit beta: MGKPTGFLDYEREDAKASSPKERIKNFNEFHEHLSEEKQKCQAARCMDCGVPFCQNGKVISGMVSGCPLNNLVPEWNDLLYHGNMEQAYNRLHKTNNFPEFTSRVCPALCEKACTCSLYGDAVSVRDNEYSIIENAYKEGYASAKTPSVRTGKKVAVIGSGPSGLAVADQLNKRGHSVTVYERDDRVGGLLMYGIPNMKLEKHVIDRKVNIMKEEGIKFITGVNVGKDIKASVLLKQYDKVVLACGSRNPRDIKAEGRDAKGIYFAVDFLTSTTKSLLDNDLKEGTFISAKGKDVVVIGGGDTGNDCVGTAIRHGAKSVIQLEMMPKAPDKRAENNPWPEWPRICKTDYGQEEAIAVFGNDPRIYQTTVKEFKKDKSGNLTKLVLVKLEAKKDEKTGRLNMVEIPGSEYEVNCQLVLIAAGFLGSENYVTKEFKVDITDRTNVATKAGKYATSVPNVFTAGDMHRGQSLVVWAIREGRDCAREVDESLMGYTML; the protein is encoded by the coding sequence ATGGGTAAGCCAACAGGATTTTTAGATTATGAACGTGAAGATGCAAAGGCATCTTCACCTAAAGAAAGAATAAAAAACTTTAACGAATTTCATGAACATTTATCTGAAGAAAAGCAAAAATGCCAGGCAGCAAGATGTATGGATTGTGGCGTGCCATTTTGCCAAAATGGTAAAGTAATATCAGGTATGGTATCAGGCTGTCCTCTGAACAATCTGGTTCCTGAATGGAATGATCTTTTATATCATGGAAATATGGAACAGGCATATAACCGTCTTCACAAGACTAACAACTTTCCTGAATTTACTTCAAGAGTTTGTCCTGCACTTTGTGAAAAAGCATGTACATGTAGTCTTTATGGAGATGCGGTAAGTGTTAGAGACAACGAATATAGCATAATAGAAAATGCTTACAAGGAAGGATATGCGTCAGCAAAAACTCCGTCAGTTAGAACAGGCAAAAAAGTAGCTGTAATCGGTTCAGGCCCTTCAGGACTTGCAGTTGCAGACCAGTTAAACAAGAGAGGTCACAGTGTAACCGTATATGAACGTGATGACAGAGTAGGCGGACTTCTTATGTATGGTATTCCAAATATGAAGCTTGAAAAACACGTTATTGACAGAAAAGTTAATATTATGAAAGAAGAAGGAATAAAGTTTATTACAGGTGTAAATGTTGGAAAAGACATTAAAGCATCAGTATTATTAAAACAATATGACAAAGTAGTATTAGCATGTGGTTCAAGAAATCCAAGAGATATAAAAGCAGAAGGAAGAGATGCCAAGGGAATTTATTTTGCAGTAGACTTTTTAACATCAACAACAAAAAGCTTATTGGATAACGATTTAAAAGAAGGCACATTTATTTCAGCCAAAGGTAAAGACGTTGTTGTAATTGGTGGTGGTGACACAGGAAATGACTGTGTTGGTACAGCTATCAGACATGGAGCAAAAAGCGTTATTCAGTTGGAAATGATGCCAAAAGCACCGGATAAACGTGCAGAAAACAATCCATGGCCTGAATGGCCAAGAATCTGCAAAACAGATTACGGTCAGGAAGAAGCCATTGCAGTATTTGGTAATGATCCAAGAATATATCAGACAACAGTAAAAGAGTTTAAAAAGGACAAGTCAGGAAATCTTACAAAACTTGTACTTGTAAAACTTGAAGCTAAGAAAGATGAGAAAACAGGCAGATTAAATATGGTTGAAATACCTGGAAGCGAATATGAAGTAAACTGTCAGTTAGTTCTTATTGCAGCAGGATTTTTAGGCAGTGAAAATTATGTAACAAAAGAATTTAAGGTAGATATAACAGACAGAACAAATGTGGCTACAAAGGCAGGAAAGTACGCAACAAGTGTTCCAAACGTATTTACAGCCGGAGATATGCACAGAGGCCAGTCATTGGTAGTATGGGCAATTCGTGAAGGCCGTGACTGCGCAAGAGAAGTGGATGAATCATTAATGGGGTACACAATGCTGTAG